From the genome of Candidatus Dormiibacterota bacterium, one region includes:
- the hemB gene encoding porphobilinogen synthase, with protein sequence MPIRPRRLRRTPALRSLVREHHVRVDRLVQPLFIVERPSDAGPLQSMPGISRFTVDGAVAEARELAALGVNSVLLFGIPEHKDAVASGNVDPNGIVQRAVRAIKAALPDMLVIADLCNCEYTDHGHCGIIDAAGNVDNDATVELLARAAVTYAQAGVDIIAPSDMMDGRVEAIRHALDAHGFTDITIMAYSAKYASAFYGPFREAADSTPQFGDRRTYQMDPPNAREAMREIALDIDEGADIVMVKPGLPYLDIVREARDTFDVPIAVYNVSGEYAMLQGAIANGWIEGDRAIDELLACFVRAGADIVITYFAKEYARRHGHA encoded by the coding sequence ATGCCGATTCGCCCACGCCGTCTGCGCCGCACTCCCGCTTTGCGTTCGCTCGTCCGCGAACACCACGTACGCGTCGATCGCCTCGTGCAACCGCTCTTCATCGTCGAGCGCCCAAGCGATGCGGGGCCGCTTCAATCGATGCCCGGAATCAGCCGCTTCACCGTGGACGGTGCGGTCGCCGAAGCGCGCGAACTCGCGGCGCTGGGCGTCAATAGCGTCCTGCTCTTCGGCATTCCCGAACACAAAGATGCGGTTGCGTCCGGTAACGTCGACCCGAACGGCATCGTCCAGCGAGCGGTGCGCGCGATCAAAGCGGCATTGCCCGATATGCTCGTAATCGCCGACCTCTGCAATTGCGAATACACCGACCACGGGCACTGCGGCATCATCGACGCCGCGGGCAACGTCGACAACGATGCGACGGTCGAGCTGCTCGCACGCGCCGCCGTCACGTACGCGCAGGCGGGCGTCGATATCATCGCGCCGTCCGACATGATGGACGGCCGCGTCGAAGCGATTCGCCACGCCCTCGACGCGCACGGCTTTACCGATATCACGATCATGGCGTACAGCGCGAAGTACGCCTCGGCATTCTACGGGCCGTTTCGCGAAGCCGCCGATTCGACGCCGCAATTCGGCGACCGGCGTACCTATCAGATGGACCCGCCCAACGCACGCGAAGCGATGCGCGAAATCGCGCTCGATATCGACGAAGGCGCGGATATCGTCATGGTCAAGCCGGGATTGCCGTATTTGGACATCGTGCGCGAGGCGCGCGACACGTTCGACGTACCGATCGCGGTGTACAACGTGAGCGGCGAATACGCGATGCTGCAGGGGGCGATCGCCAACGGTTGGATCGAAGGGGACCGCGCGATCGACGAATTGCTCGCGTGCTTCGTACGCGCGGGAGCGGATATCGTCATTACCTATTTCGCCAAAGAGTAC
- the hemC gene encoding hydroxymethylbilane synthase, with protein MLPIALRPDGRHALIIGGGNVALRKAEALIASGFQTRIIAPQIDARLRALATETGGSCEERAYAPGDTAGARLVIAATDSEAVNAAVVSDARAQGILACDAIAPERADFTMLATVRVGDLTFSIDSGGSTPAFSKRIAREIEAHFGPEYAAAARTLARVRAYVKAVAPDPSERAAVLRAFAERPIEELARMNPILAEHEVEHAIEHLRSDAPPTRTSSIVCATRASALAMTQTKWVAARLAERGIATSILSISTVGDRVQDRPLAEIGSVNVFVKELEHALRDRRADYAVHSCKDLPSELQPDLQLAAFSQREDARDAFCSERYASFEALPSGAIVGTSSPRRRWQLAALRPDLEFRDIRGNVDTRLRKLRDGEYDAIVLAMAGLNRLRLRATHTVPFDPRSVVPAVAQGALAVEVRSGEEALTAHIRDAINDEATELCVRCERAALRELRAGCDAPVGVHARLNDSTLHVDGVYAVPNGPVYRHALERTVRSLDEAEAIGAEMGRHLLAMLEAGSAAPATLHGRLVFLPRTQDRPSRIAAALRERGATVIEITAASSIEHENMPDLLAFPSSGSVAAAEPYLAELRNRTQRPRVAAMGPQSASAASAAGFTPDAICEEASIDAFVTLISEQLHQR; from the coding sequence ATGCTCCCTATTGCCTTACGGCCCGACGGGCGCCACGCCCTCATCATCGGCGGTGGTAACGTCGCCCTACGAAAAGCCGAGGCGCTCATCGCCTCCGGCTTCCAGACGCGCATCATCGCTCCGCAGATCGATGCCCGGCTGCGCGCGTTGGCGACCGAGACCGGCGGCTCGTGCGAGGAGCGCGCCTACGCACCCGGCGATACGGCGGGCGCGCGCCTGGTGATAGCGGCAACCGATAGCGAAGCCGTCAACGCCGCGGTCGTGAGCGACGCGCGTGCGCAGGGCATTCTCGCGTGCGACGCCATCGCGCCCGAACGAGCGGATTTTACGATGCTTGCCACCGTGCGCGTCGGCGATCTCACCTTTTCGATCGATTCGGGCGGCAGCACCCCGGCGTTCTCCAAGCGCATCGCGCGCGAGATCGAAGCGCATTTCGGGCCGGAGTACGCGGCCGCCGCGCGGACTCTCGCGCGGGTACGAGCGTACGTTAAGGCCGTCGCTCCCGACCCATCGGAACGAGCCGCCGTGTTGCGCGCGTTTGCGGAGCGCCCCATCGAGGAACTCGCGCGCATGAACCCCATCCTCGCCGAGCACGAAGTGGAGCACGCGATCGAACATCTGCGCAGCGACGCCCCGCCGACGCGTACGTCGAGCATCGTCTGCGCGACGCGCGCCAGCGCGCTGGCGATGACGCAGACCAAATGGGTTGCGGCACGCTTGGCCGAGCGCGGCATCGCGACCTCGATTCTCTCGATCAGCACGGTCGGCGACCGCGTTCAAGACCGGCCCCTGGCGGAGATCGGCAGCGTCAACGTCTTCGTCAAGGAATTAGAGCACGCGCTGCGCGACCGGCGCGCCGATTACGCGGTGCATTCGTGCAAGGATCTTCCAAGCGAGCTTCAACCCGATCTGCAACTCGCGGCGTTCTCGCAACGCGAGGATGCGCGCGACGCATTCTGTAGCGAACGGTACGCCAGCTTCGAAGCGTTACCGAGCGGCGCGATCGTCGGCACCTCCAGCCCGCGCCGGCGCTGGCAGCTGGCCGCGCTGCGCCCGGATCTCGAGTTTCGCGATATTCGCGGCAACGTGGATACCCGTCTGCGCAAACTGCGGGACGGCGAATACGATGCGATCGTACTCGCGATGGCGGGCCTGAATCGTTTGCGTCTACGGGCCACCCACACGGTGCCGTTCGACCCCCGCAGCGTCGTGCCCGCGGTGGCGCAAGGCGCGTTGGCCGTCGAGGTGCGCTCCGGCGAAGAGGCGCTGACGGCGCACATCCGCGATGCGATCAACGACGAAGCCACCGAGCTTTGCGTCCGTTGCGAACGTGCCGCCTTACGCGAATTGCGGGCCGGTTGCGATGCGCCGGTCGGCGTGCACGCGCGATTAAACGATTCGACGCTCCACGTCGACGGTGTCTATGCGGTGCCGAACGGCCCGGTCTACCGTCACGCGCTCGAACGCACCGTACGCTCGCTCGATGAAGCCGAGGCGATCGGCGCCGAAATGGGGCGGCATTTGCTCGCTATGCTGGAAGCCGGATCGGCCGCGCCGGCCACGCTCCACGGAAGGCTCGTATTCTTGCCGCGCACGCAAGATCGCCCCAGCCGCATCGCCGCCGCACTGCGCGAACGGGGTGCCACCGTGATCGAGATCACCGCAGCCTCATCAATCGAGCACGAAAACATGCCCGATCTGCTGGCGTTCCCGTCGAGCGGATCGGTCGCGGCGGCGGAGCCGTATCTCGCCGAACTTCGCAACCGTACGCAGCGCCCGCGCGTTGCTGCGATGGGGCCGCAATCGGCGAGCGCCGCGAGCGCCGCGGGATTCACCCCGGACGCCATCTGCGAAGAAGCATCGATCGATGCCTTCGTCACCCTGATTTCGGAGCAACTCCACCAACGATGA
- a CDS encoding glycosyltransferase family 39 protein: protein MTSAPARQKLHAHVGRTIERPARAAFVGALVAALITLPGLGAGTLWDNSETAYGEVAREVLVYHSWIVMHLNGAAWFVQPPLYFWIAALCMKLLGVTSFALRLPAALATICMGAMTGYAVSRQVGTRVGIYASVILSSCLMQAVIGRLAIMDALLDLSVALTIFWWFRSIEAGEDRYFVYGWIAAGFGFLAKGLVAPVVALMVMAPFVVWNVRAERTRLPSLRAWVLGIGACVAISAPWLVAIAIHSGIGALIDLVVHYTFGRYTGVIENQAGPIWYYLPVMILGFFPWIAFLPMALVYGVQQLRATSAGDPSVARLWRLGITWIVVPLVFFSFARTKLPNYVALEFPALALVTALYFDAMVRRGVSRAAIVSAATVPIFIGMIAFALWAFSRDNRFPPDAYSLVPDLASMGAAIFVGSALSAVLFARRATMGIAPYALVAATLVAMDVLALFALPKSDRFKPVPQLAAIIERDRQPGDVVAIQSYRGANSLVFYTQPGVRILAPAGIAPNDDAASPRAVVCAAPRVWLVAPKARPAYDPTYGRDRRIVAQSGSAALFLIDGPRCGNPRGV, encoded by the coding sequence ATGACTTCCGCACCGGCGCGCCAAAAACTGCACGCACACGTGGGAAGAACGATCGAACGCCCCGCCCGTGCGGCTTTTGTCGGTGCTCTGGTGGCGGCGTTGATCACGCTACCCGGCCTTGGCGCAGGCACGCTCTGGGATAATAGCGAGACGGCCTATGGCGAAGTGGCGCGCGAGGTGCTGGTTTACCATAGCTGGATCGTCATGCACCTCAACGGCGCGGCCTGGTTCGTACAGCCCCCGCTCTATTTCTGGATTGCCGCCCTATGCATGAAGCTTCTGGGGGTAACGTCGTTTGCGCTACGCTTGCCCGCCGCGCTGGCGACGATTTGCATGGGCGCCATGACCGGCTATGCCGTCTCGCGCCAGGTTGGGACGCGCGTCGGCATCTATGCCAGCGTGATCCTGTCGAGTTGCCTCATGCAAGCCGTCATCGGGCGCCTGGCGATCATGGACGCCCTGCTCGATCTGAGCGTCGCGCTCACGATTTTTTGGTGGTTTCGCAGCATCGAAGCGGGTGAAGACCGGTACTTCGTCTACGGATGGATCGCTGCCGGCTTCGGCTTCCTGGCAAAAGGGCTGGTCGCGCCGGTCGTCGCGCTGATGGTGATGGCTCCGTTTGTGGTTTGGAACGTTCGAGCCGAGCGCACGAGGTTACCCTCGCTGCGCGCGTGGGTGCTGGGCATCGGCGCGTGCGTCGCAATCTCCGCACCGTGGCTCGTCGCCATCGCGATCCATTCCGGTATCGGCGCGCTGATCGATCTGGTCGTGCACTACACGTTCGGGCGCTATACCGGCGTCATCGAAAATCAGGCCGGGCCGATCTGGTACTACCTCCCGGTGATGATCCTGGGATTTTTTCCGTGGATCGCGTTTCTGCCGATGGCGCTGGTCTACGGCGTGCAACAGCTCCGCGCGACTTCGGCCGGCGATCCGAGCGTGGCGCGGCTGTGGCGACTGGGCATCACCTGGATCGTCGTCCCGTTGGTGTTTTTCAGCTTCGCGCGGACCAAATTGCCGAATTACGTGGCGCTCGAATTTCCGGCGCTGGCGTTGGTGACGGCGCTGTACTTCGATGCGATGGTGCGGCGCGGCGTCTCTCGCGCCGCGATCGTCTCGGCTGCGACCGTGCCGATCTTCATCGGTATGATCGCGTTTGCGCTCTGGGCGTTCTCGCGAGACAACCGTTTTCCGCCGGATGCCTATAGTTTGGTTCCCGATCTCGCGAGCATGGGCGCGGCGATCTTCGTCGGCTCCGCGCTGAGCGCGGTGCTGTTCGCGCGCCGGGCCACGATGGGCATCGCACCGTACGCGCTCGTCGCGGCGACGCTGGTGGCGATGGACGTGCTTGCGCTCTTCGCGCTTCCGAAATCCGATCGGTTCAAACCGGTGCCGCAATTGGCAGCCATCATCGAACGCGATCGGCAACCCGGCGACGTCGTGGCGATCCAGAGCTATCGCGGCGCCAATTCGCTGGTGTTTTACACGCAGCCCGGCGTGCGGATTTTGGCGCCCGCCGGCATCGCGCCCAACGATGATGCCGCGAGCCCCCGCGCGGTCGTGTGCGCCGCGCCGCGCGTCTGGCTGGTCGCGCCTAAAGCGCGCCCGGCCTACGACCCGACCTACGGCCGGGACCGCCGCATCGTCGCGCAGTCCGGCAGCGCCGCCCTTTTCCTGATCGATGGACCACGCTGTGGAAATCCCAGGGGCGTCTAA
- a CDS encoding response regulator transcription factor, producing MPAHPKVLVVDDELHIRELVAFILEDSGYEIRGVPDGFEALRVLETWTPDVILLDIMMPRLDGFELLPKLRQLTDAPVIVLSARGDVQDRVAGLVRGADDYVSKPFDPRELEARIAKALRRPKLAATTLLRYADLTMDLETHSVTRGSRAIHLTRREFDLLQRLMRFPRRVFSRDELIEHVWGSDSSVGTGVIETYVSYLRAKIDSGTSNPLIRTLRGVGYSLRDG from the coding sequence GTGCCCGCACACCCTAAAGTGCTCGTCGTCGACGACGAACTGCATATTCGCGAGCTGGTCGCTTTTATATTGGAGGATTCCGGCTACGAGATCCGCGGCGTTCCCGACGGCTTCGAAGCGCTGCGGGTTTTAGAGACCTGGACGCCGGACGTAATTCTGCTGGATATCATGATGCCGAGGCTCGACGGCTTCGAACTCTTGCCGAAACTGCGCCAACTCACCGACGCGCCGGTGATCGTTCTGAGCGCTCGCGGCGACGTCCAGGATCGCGTCGCGGGCTTAGTGCGCGGCGCCGACGACTACGTCAGCAAGCCGTTCGACCCACGCGAACTCGAGGCGCGGATCGCCAAAGCGTTGCGCCGTCCAAAGTTGGCGGCGACGACGCTGTTGCGATACGCGGACCTCACGATGGATTTGGAGACGCACAGCGTTACCCGCGGTTCGCGCGCGATTCATCTCACACGACGCGAATTCGATTTACTGCAACGGCTGATGCGGTTTCCCCGGCGCGTTTTTTCGCGCGACGAACTGATCGAACACGTCTGGGGCTCCGATAGCAGCGTCGGTACCGGGGTCATCGAAACGTACGTTTCGTATCTGCGCGCCAAAATCGATAGCGGAACGTCCAACCCGCTGATCCGTACGCTGCGAGGTGTCGGTTACTCGCTGCGCGACGGATGA
- a CDS encoding HAMP domain-containing sensor histidine kinase — MKFRQLRNRLTWWYALPVIALVIAIAVGGVSILLHEAGRGIQERLRLAAQDVARRPDQVREHYAGAADLIVIVFRRDGAVLSTQTMPSFDRGGPGASRPQQAGFAAGFVLAPFGVHPVVVERKGWRIVVLPRVAWLANILKWYALVAALVVLAATCVAWIIARYVSAKAVAPLVEMANALDRLAGGEFTVAPIRTDDRSELGHLVTLFNHAADSIAVSMEERKRSEAMMRQFVADAGHQLRTPLTVILGYVDILGARSGNADPKMMHVFDVMHIEGQRMRRLIDQLLTLARMDREEEPRDERVLMSSMVESLRDEFAFRLDPPDVHVAIEDDAAISANADELYEALYNILDNAVKYGAGAPIDVILRRTGGDIAIVIQDRGPGIPPGERERIFDRFYRGESSEGLEGTGLGMTIARRGIERAHGTISIESMEPHGTRVVAAFPIAL; from the coding sequence ATGAAATTCCGCCAGCTTCGCAACCGATTAACCTGGTGGTACGCGCTGCCGGTCATCGCGTTGGTTATCGCGATCGCGGTCGGCGGCGTCTCGATCCTCTTGCACGAAGCGGGACGCGGTATCCAAGAGCGCCTGCGCTTAGCCGCCCAAGACGTGGCGCGCCGCCCGGATCAAGTGCGCGAGCATTATGCGGGCGCGGCCGACCTCATCGTGATCGTGTTTCGTCGCGACGGGGCGGTGCTCTCGACGCAAACGATGCCGTCGTTCGATCGCGGAGGGCCGGGCGCATCGCGTCCGCAACAAGCGGGCTTCGCTGCCGGGTTCGTTCTCGCGCCGTTCGGCGTGCACCCTGTGGTGGTAGAGCGCAAGGGCTGGCGCATCGTCGTGCTGCCCAGGGTCGCGTGGCTCGCAAACATTCTCAAATGGTACGCGCTGGTCGCGGCGCTCGTCGTCCTGGCCGCTACGTGCGTGGCCTGGATCATCGCTCGGTACGTCTCCGCCAAAGCCGTCGCACCGCTGGTCGAAATGGCGAACGCGCTGGACCGTTTGGCGGGCGGTGAGTTTACCGTTGCGCCGATTCGTACCGACGACCGCAGCGAACTGGGGCATTTGGTTACGCTCTTCAACCATGCGGCCGATTCGATCGCGGTTTCGATGGAAGAGCGAAAGCGTTCGGAGGCGATGATGCGCCAGTTCGTGGCGGATGCCGGGCATCAGCTGCGAACGCCGCTCACCGTCATCCTCGGCTATGTCGATATCTTGGGCGCGCGCTCCGGCAACGCCGACCCGAAGATGATGCACGTGTTCGACGTGATGCATATCGAAGGCCAGCGCATGCGCCGGTTGATCGATCAACTCTTGACGCTCGCGCGAATGGACCGCGAAGAGGAACCGCGCGACGAACGCGTCCTGATGTCGAGCATGGTCGAATCGCTGCGCGACGAGTTTGCGTTTCGCCTCGACCCTCCCGACGTGCACGTCGCGATTGAAGACGATGCGGCGATCTCCGCGAATGCGGACGAGCTCTACGAAGCCCTCTACAACATTCTCGACAACGCGGTCAAGTATGGCGCCGGTGCGCCGATCGATGTGATCCTGCGACGAACGGGCGGCGATATCGCCATCGTTATCCAGGACCGCGGCCCGGGCATTCCGCCCGGCGAACGCGAGCGAATCTTCGATCGCTTCTATCGTGGAGAATCTTCGGAGGGTCTGGAAGGTACCGGCCTCGGCATGACGATCGCCCGCCGCGGCATCGAACGCGCGCACGGCACGATTTCGATCGAGAGCATGGAACCTCACGGCACGCGAGTCGTCGCGGCGTTCCCGATCGCGCTATAA
- a CDS encoding cytochrome b N-terminal domain-containing protein, which yields MLNWIESRTGFVSMAKDFLVEDIPGGASYWYVFGSATMFAMIMQIVTGIFLTFFYAPSAATAWESTRAIYLNPFEHMILSIHYWGSSAMIALVFLHLLQVLIWGAYKSPRELQWVVGLLLLLVTLVLGLTGYLLPWDMDAYFASQVSLNIAGLPPGGAILQSIAQGGNVMGTNTINRFFGLHVWLMPAALVALVGAHLAIFRHNGPAGPVAQDPRKLKPGRFWPDQMFMDAFASLIVFGIVIFLAFVLPPFLDAKADPTNSAFTPYPAWYFLSLFGLLNFVPIFLGNAPWVEMFAAIIIPTIFVVVVFLLPWLDRSTTRSYGSRAPILWGTFISIAAIVALSIYGQNSIVAKEAQQPPSLSQAQILAAPAEAATTGTGTGGGAAAPATVAAAPADANGSKVYATNCSGCHAATGLGQPGAIPPLANNPVVTGDPHKVIGILLDGLHGSIQVEGTAYNGQMPAWKGQLSNKDIADVITYIRGSLGTNKASPVKEADVASYK from the coding sequence ATGCTCAACTGGATTGAGTCGCGCACCGGCTTCGTCTCGATGGCGAAGGATTTCTTGGTGGAAGACATTCCCGGTGGCGCGAGTTACTGGTACGTTTTCGGCAGCGCGACGATGTTCGCGATGATCATGCAGATCGTCACCGGCATTTTTCTCACGTTCTTCTACGCGCCATCGGCGGCGACCGCATGGGAATCCACCCGCGCGATCTATCTGAACCCGTTCGAACACATGATCCTGTCCATCCACTATTGGGGTTCGTCGGCGATGATCGCGCTGGTCTTCTTGCACTTGCTGCAAGTCTTGATCTGGGGCGCCTATAAGTCGCCGCGCGAACTGCAGTGGGTCGTCGGGCTGCTGCTGCTGCTCGTAACCCTGGTACTCGGCTTGACCGGCTACTTGTTGCCGTGGGATATGGACGCCTACTTCGCCTCGCAGGTCTCGCTCAACATCGCCGGGTTGCCGCCGGGCGGCGCGATCTTGCAGAGCATCGCTCAAGGCGGCAACGTCATGGGCACCAACACGATCAACCGTTTCTTCGGCCTACACGTGTGGTTGATGCCCGCGGCATTGGTCGCATTGGTCGGCGCGCACTTGGCAATCTTCCGTCACAACGGTCCCGCCGGCCCGGTTGCGCAGGATCCGCGCAAGCTCAAACCGGGACGTTTCTGGCCCGACCAGATGTTCATGGATGCGTTCGCATCGCTGATCGTCTTCGGGATCGTGATCTTCCTCGCGTTCGTGCTTCCGCCGTTCCTCGACGCGAAGGCCGACCCCACCAACTCCGCGTTCACGCCCTATCCGGCGTGGTACTTCCTCTCGCTCTTCGGGCTGCTCAATTTCGTCCCGATCTTCCTAGGCAACGCGCCGTGGGTTGAAATGTTCGCGGCGATCATCATTCCGACGATCTTCGTCGTCGTGGTGTTCTTACTGCCGTGGCTCGATCGCAGCACGACGCGCTCGTACGGTTCGCGCGCCCCGATCCTTTGGGGCACGTTTATCTCGATCGCGGCGATCGTCGCGCTCTCCATTTACGGGCAAAACTCGATCGTGGCAAAAGAGGCGCAGCAACCGCCGTCGCTCAGCCAAGCGCAGATTCTCGCGGCGCCCGCGGAGGCCGCAACCACCGGTACGGGTACCGGCGGCGGCGCCGCGGCGCCCGCAACGGTAGCAGCCGCGCCGGCCGACGCGAACGGCTCGAAGGTCTATGCAACGAACTGCTCCGGTTGCCACGCCGCAACCGGCCTGGGCCAACCCGGTGCCATTCCGCCGCTCGCCAACAATCCGGTCGTCACCGGCGATCCGCACAAGGTCATCGGGATCTTGCTCGACGGACTGCACGGATCGATCCAAGTCGAAGGCACCGCCTACAACGGGCAAATGCCCGCCTGGAAGGGGCAGCTCTCGAATAAGGACATCGCCGACGTGATCACCTACATCCGCGGTTCGCTCGGCACGAACAAAGCCTCTCCCGTCAAAGAAGCGGACGTCGCCAGCTACAAGTAG
- a CDS encoding ubiquinol-cytochrome c reductase iron-sulfur subunit, which translates to MSKHSADASEGVQRSVHSAYDDPGTPEEMTRRTFMANATLVIGGVIGLGLAIPIVGSLLPSSKTTKGNWSPLTADELKQLQAATAKPVKLTFQLKAKDSYLPEQSSEEYVWGIKVDPAKFEAKRPNLFKKGSTAAVDGYDAVNLDFVIFSPICPHLGCRFAWNDGADKFECPCHGSQFALDGEHLAGPAPRGLDPLPLREQSGAAEIMWIRYKSTVPDRIVISYTS; encoded by the coding sequence TTGTCTAAGCATTCTGCGGATGCCTCAGAGGGCGTCCAGCGTTCGGTCCACAGCGCCTACGACGACCCCGGCACGCCCGAGGAGATGACGCGGCGCACGTTTATGGCTAACGCCACACTCGTGATCGGCGGCGTCATCGGCCTGGGCCTCGCGATCCCGATCGTCGGGTCGCTGCTCCCATCGAGCAAAACGACTAAGGGCAACTGGTCCCCGCTTACGGCCGACGAGCTTAAGCAGCTCCAGGCCGCAACGGCGAAACCGGTCAAGCTGACCTTTCAGCTCAAGGCGAAGGATTCGTACCTTCCCGAGCAGTCGTCCGAGGAGTACGTTTGGGGCATCAAGGTCGATCCGGCCAAGTTTGAGGCCAAGCGCCCCAACCTCTTCAAGAAGGGCAGCACGGCCGCGGTGGACGGCTACGACGCGGTAAATCTGGACTTCGTCATCTTCAGCCCGATCTGTCCGCATCTCGGCTGCCGCTTCGCCTGGAACGACGGCGCGGATAAGTTCGAATGCCCGTGCCACGGATCGCAATTTGCCCTCGATGGCGAACACCTCGCCGGGCCGGCACCACGCGGTCTCGATCCGCTCCCGCTGCGCGAGCAGAGCGGCGCCGCCGAGATCATGTGGATTCGCTATAAATCGACGGTGCCCGACCGCATCGTCATCTCGTACACATCGTAA
- the ccsB gene encoding c-type cytochrome biogenesis protein CcsB, whose product MGSHISVDELMMIVALACYTLGALALLMFFFTREDWLRNLGAPLAIAGCVTQFAQLVVRYELTHIWPLLNLYGSLSLFSAMSVAIFIGFAIRYKLWFAGGFVLAMAAIFLAYGVTWNEGTMPAVPSLQSYWAKVHVPIVVSSYAAFLVAFVFSCIYLVKYYAERHYSSRPAGPLVAAGDAGTPANFAGAHANISYSGTEQAKITRDTPAIAAAAAMGNPTATWLTSLPTLAQLDIVVYRAVAIGLPLISIGIITGAAWAKEAWGAYWQWDPKETAALATWIVYLAYMHLHTRNNWRGLRTNWVSILGFATAIFCYLGVNIWISGLHSYKM is encoded by the coding sequence ATGGGCTCACATATTTCGGTCGACGAACTGATGATGATCGTGGCACTGGCGTGCTACACGCTCGGCGCGCTGGCGCTCTTGATGTTCTTCTTTACGCGCGAGGACTGGCTGCGCAATTTGGGCGCTCCGCTCGCGATCGCCGGCTGCGTTACCCAGTTCGCGCAGTTGGTCGTGCGCTACGAATTGACGCATATTTGGCCGCTGCTGAATCTGTACGGTTCGCTCTCGCTCTTTTCGGCGATGTCGGTCGCCATTTTCATCGGCTTCGCGATTCGTTACAAACTCTGGTTCGCGGGCGGATTCGTGCTGGCGATGGCCGCGATTTTTCTCGCGTACGGCGTCACCTGGAACGAAGGCACGATGCCGGCCGTACCGTCGCTGCAGTCGTACTGGGCCAAGGTCCACGTCCCGATCGTCGTTTCGTCGTATGCGGCGTTTCTGGTCGCGTTCGTCTTCTCGTGCATCTATCTCGTGAAATACTACGCGGAGCGCCACTACAGCTCGCGCCCGGCCGGGCCTCTCGTCGCCGCCGGCGACGCCGGTACGCCGGCGAACTTCGCCGGTGCTCATGCGAACATTTCGTACTCCGGAACCGAGCAGGCCAAGATCACGCGCGACACGCCGGCAATTGCCGCCGCGGCCGCCATGGGCAACCCCACCGCGACCTGGCTCACCTCGTTGCCGACGCTCGCGCAACTCGACATCGTCGTCTATCGCGCCGTCGCCATCGGATTGCCGCTGATCTCGATCGGCATCATCACCGGGGCGGCCTGGGCGAAGGAAGCGTGGGGCGCCTACTGGCAGTGGGACCCCAAAGAGACCGCGGCATTAGCGACTTGGATCGTCTATCTCGCGTACATGCATCTGCACACTCGCAACAATTGGCGCGGGCTGCGGACAAACTGGGTCAGCATCCTCGGGTTCGCGACCGCGATCTTCTGTTATTTGGGCGTCAATATCTGGATCAGCGGCCTCCACAGCTACAAGATGTAG